One window of Trueperaceae bacterium genomic DNA carries:
- the purF gene encoding amidophosphoribosyltransferase, whose protein sequence is MNPEPVNWDHPSQWDKPGEECGIFAVHLPHGADVASLCHLGLFALQHRGQESCGISVAGDGELRIEKDMGLVSEVFTEERLDKLRFQDARSGLGHTRYSTTGSSLRFNAQPLTVRSNKGIIALAHNGNFTNAKAMRRQMLDEGAVFQTTNDSEVMINLIARYSHLSLEDATARVMTELEGGFAVALMAGERVIGLRDGHGVRPLVIGELDGGYVFASESSALHVIGARFLRDVRPGELVVADDDGLHSRQVLEPRSTPCAFEWIYFARGDSVLEGEGVHSARLRMGEALAREAPVDADLVVGVPESGIAAAIGFARQSGIPYDVGLYKSPYAGRTFINPNQRLRELKVKLKLAPTEAVRGKRIVLVDDSIVRGTTSGRIVQMLREAGASEVHFRVSSPPIRFPCYYGIDTAARAELAAASMEVEGIRSKIGADSLAFISEEGLSRAIGLGRTCLACFNGHYPAGHPGEDASKEELETEQKASSRLTPERV, encoded by the coding sequence GTGAATCCTGAACCTGTGAACTGGGACCATCCGAGCCAGTGGGACAAGCCGGGCGAGGAGTGCGGCATATTCGCCGTCCACCTGCCGCACGGGGCAGACGTCGCCTCGCTTTGCCACCTGGGTCTGTTCGCCCTTCAGCACCGCGGCCAGGAGTCGTGCGGCATCAGCGTCGCCGGCGACGGAGAGCTGCGGATCGAGAAGGACATGGGGCTTGTCTCCGAGGTGTTCACCGAGGAGCGGCTGGACAAGCTGCGTTTCCAGGACGCGCGCAGCGGTCTGGGCCATACCCGTTACTCCACTACCGGATCGAGTCTCCGGTTCAACGCCCAGCCGCTCACGGTCCGCTCCAACAAGGGGATCATCGCGCTCGCTCACAACGGCAACTTCACCAACGCCAAGGCGATGCGGCGGCAGATGCTCGACGAGGGTGCGGTGTTCCAGACCACCAACGATTCCGAGGTGATGATCAACCTCATCGCCCGATACAGTCACCTCTCCCTCGAGGATGCCACCGCCCGGGTGATGACCGAACTCGAGGGCGGTTTCGCCGTCGCACTCATGGCCGGCGAGCGGGTGATCGGCCTGCGTGACGGCCACGGCGTGAGGCCACTGGTCATCGGCGAGCTCGATGGCGGTTACGTCTTCGCTTCCGAGAGCAGCGCCCTGCACGTCATAGGCGCTCGCTTCCTGCGCGACGTGCGCCCCGGCGAGCTGGTCGTGGCCGACGACGACGGTCTCCACTCGAGGCAGGTGCTGGAGCCCAGGAGCACACCTTGCGCCTTCGAATGGATCTACTTCGCGCGAGGTGACAGCGTACTGGAGGGCGAGGGCGTTCACTCGGCGAGGCTCCGGATGGGAGAGGCGCTCGCGCGCGAAGCGCCGGTCGACGCCGACCTGGTGGTGGGGGTTCCCGAGTCCGGGATAGCCGCTGCGATTGGTTTCGCCCGGCAGTCGGGGATCCCCTACGATGTGGGGCTGTACAAATCGCCCTACGCCGGTCGAACGTTCATCAACCCGAACCAGCGGCTGCGGGAGCTCAAGGTGAAGCTCAAGCTCGCTCCCACCGAAGCGGTGCGCGGCAAGCGGATCGTGCTGGTAGACGACTCGATCGTACGGGGCACGACCTCTGGGCGGATCGTGCAGATGCTGCGCGAAGCCGGTGCGAGCGAGGTCCACTTCCGGGTGTCGAGCCCGCCCATCCGCTTCCCCTGCTACTACGGCATCGACACCGCGGCACGCGCGGAGTTGGCGGCCGCGTCGATGGAGGTCGAAGGGATCCGCAGCAAGATCGGCGCCGATTCGCTCGCGTTCATCAGCGAGGAAGGCCTATCCAGAGCGATCGGACTTGGCCGCACCTGCCTCGCCTGCTTCAATGGCCACTATCCGGCTGGACACCCTGGCGAAGACGCCTCGAAAGAAGAGTTGGAAACCGAGCAGAAAGCCAGCTCCAGGTTGACCCCAGAACGGGTCTAG
- a CDS encoding WecB/TagA/CpsF family glycosyltransferase — MPRAPDTVPVLGYRIARLDLEKAARWIVEAAQETDRPRLIVTLNPEIVVRAASDGSLRATLENADLTVADGVGLLWAARRQGQTLPGRVPGIDLVCRAMEMGGESLRVFFLGSKPGVALRAAENARQRWGVEVAGARNGYFEEPEEVVAQVGETRPHLLLAGLGEGQEQFLDRYRSELGARVMVGVGGTLDVLAGEARRTPQWTRRFNLEWAWRVGLDRRRWHRIPRLLQFVRLVRRREQRL, encoded by the coding sequence GTGCCCCGCGCCCCCGACACCGTCCCGGTCCTCGGCTACCGGATCGCCAGGCTCGACCTGGAGAAAGCGGCGCGATGGATCGTCGAGGCCGCTCAGGAGACGGACCGGCCCAGGCTGATCGTCACCCTCAACCCCGAGATCGTCGTGCGCGCCGCATCCGACGGGTCGCTGCGCGCGACCCTGGAGAACGCCGACCTGACTGTCGCGGATGGCGTCGGCCTGCTGTGGGCGGCCAGGCGCCAGGGGCAGACCCTTCCCGGCCGGGTGCCCGGCATCGACCTGGTGTGCAGGGCGATGGAGATGGGTGGCGAGAGCCTCCGCGTCTTCTTCCTGGGATCGAAGCCTGGAGTGGCGCTGCGCGCGGCCGAGAACGCCCGGCAACGTTGGGGAGTGGAGGTCGCGGGAGCCCGCAACGGCTACTTCGAGGAGCCGGAGGAAGTGGTCGCCCAGGTCGGCGAAACCCGACCGCACCTGCTTCTGGCCGGCCTGGGAGAGGGACAGGAGCAGTTCCTTGACCGTTACCGTTCGGAGTTGGGGGCAAGGGTGATGGTGGGCGTGGGCGGAACCCTCGACGTACTGGCCGGTGAGGCCCGGCGCACCCCGCAGTGGACCCGGCGGTTCAACCTGGAGTGGGCCTGGCGGGTGGGCCTCGACAGGCGCCGCTGGCACCGGATACCCCGATTGCTGCAGTTCGTGCGGCTCGTCCGGCGCCGGGAACAGCGGCTCTAG
- a CDS encoding 2-phosphosulfolactate phosphatase, protein MRVRIDLLPRDGYAGESVVLIDVLKLSTVAPLLFDKGLERLVVCGSIRGARQAAEGGRLLVGERGGVPPEGFNHASSPSLLQKYDFGGRQAVLVSDNGPRALPQVTGASLVLLGSLYNARAVAQAVLDSGAERVSLVCCGHQGQEDLDDAMAAGFLAGEIGFLAREMGQLAGDVELEGAARLAVGLLRAFPDPIEALWHSAAGRDLRRMELGEDLAVASAISQSRHVPRLSGVEEGKYKPLYHFEALPLAG, encoded by the coding sequence ATGCGCGTTAGGATCGATCTGCTCCCCAGAGACGGATATGCGGGCGAGTCGGTCGTGCTCATCGACGTGCTGAAGCTGTCCACGGTCGCGCCGCTCCTCTTCGACAAGGGGCTCGAGCGGCTCGTCGTCTGCGGTTCGATCCGCGGTGCAAGGCAGGCAGCGGAGGGCGGGCGCCTGCTCGTGGGCGAGCGCGGCGGGGTGCCGCCCGAAGGGTTCAATCACGCCAGCTCGCCCTCTCTGCTGCAGAAGTACGACTTCGGCGGCCGCCAGGCGGTCCTCGTCTCGGACAACGGTCCCCGGGCACTGCCACAGGTCACCGGCGCATCGCTGGTGCTCTTGGGCTCGCTCTACAACGCTCGCGCCGTCGCGCAGGCGGTGCTCGACTCCGGCGCCGAGCGCGTGAGCCTCGTCTGCTGCGGACATCAGGGGCAGGAGGATCTGGACGACGCGATGGCAGCCGGCTTCCTCGCGGGCGAGATCGGCTTCCTCGCGAGGGAGATGGGCCAACTCGCGGGCGACGTCGAACTGGAGGGAGCTGCGCGACTGGCAGTTGGTCTGCTCCGCGCCTTCCCCGATCCGATCGAGGCGCTCTGGCACTCCGCAGCGGGCCGCGATCTGCGGAGGATGGAGTTGGGAGAGGACCTGGCGGTGGCCAGCGCGATCTCCCAGTCGCGGCACGTGCCCAGGCTCAGCGGTGTCGAAGAGGGCAAGTACAAGCCGCTCTACCACTTCGAAGCGCTTCCGCTCGCTGGTTGA
- the bshC gene encoding bacillithiol biosynthesis cysteine-adding enzyme BshC: protein MPAHSRPLSERYLAGELAPFFQLPPGDLDAAVSRRLDRPRQEVAAALRAEAERLRAPRQVEEALDRLAHPRSRVVVTGQQPGLLVGPAYTLSKALSAIALARELDSDEAPVVPVFWNASQDHDTGEVDHAYLLDGQEQLQRLALDLPAAVPFGRIPFEAEWTLRICRGLKAVAGRPEHLEEALKLVTGAATSAQSYADFCSALLYALLGEQGLVILDPTRPGVAPFFCGVLERELQSPLASTVAINEAGERLRGVGLEPQLGRGREATNLFIEEETDGLPRRELLRFDGKEFRTSHRSYERNELAAIIREQPGRVTPAAGLRPVTQDAVLPTAAFVVGPGELAYLAQLRGVYELHDVEMPLVWPRASVVVLEPPVKRILGRYGLAYDEYATAPEEVLRRVLLELTGHAESFEAALERLAAEIESLNRHVAAIDPTLEGTVERSRMRLERTIELLREKTAGALMRRDGTTRRQFSRLEAHLFPAGRPQERVLSPFSFFLKFGSGPMMELYRTVGASGEHELAP from the coding sequence GTGCCCGCCCACTCGCGCCCTCTAAGTGAGCGATATCTTGCCGGTGAGCTCGCACCCTTCTTCCAACTACCGCCGGGCGACCTCGACGCTGCCGTCTCCCGCCGGCTCGACCGGCCGAGGCAGGAGGTTGCCGCCGCCCTGCGGGCGGAGGCCGAGAGGCTGCGGGCGCCGCGCCAGGTCGAGGAAGCTCTCGATCGTCTCGCTCATCCCCGGAGCCGGGTAGTCGTTACCGGTCAACAACCGGGGCTTCTCGTCGGTCCCGCCTACACGCTCTCCAAGGCGCTCAGCGCCATCGCCCTCGCCCGGGAGCTCGATAGCGACGAGGCTCCCGTCGTCCCGGTTTTCTGGAACGCCTCGCAGGATCACGACACCGGCGAGGTAGACCACGCCTACCTGCTCGACGGCCAGGAGCAGTTGCAGCGCCTGGCGTTGGATCTTCCCGCCGCCGTCCCGTTCGGGCGGATCCCGTTCGAAGCGGAGTGGACGCTCCGGATCTGCCGGGGGCTCAAGGCCGTCGCTGGTCGGCCGGAGCATCTCGAGGAGGCGCTGAAGCTGGTGACGGGCGCCGCGACATCTGCACAGAGCTACGCCGACTTCTGCTCCGCCCTGCTGTACGCACTGCTGGGAGAGCAGGGTCTGGTGATACTCGACCCCACCCGGCCCGGGGTTGCACCGTTCTTCTGCGGGGTGCTGGAGCGCGAGCTCCAATCGCCGCTCGCTTCGACGGTGGCAATAAACGAAGCGGGGGAGAGGCTTAGGGGAGTGGGACTCGAGCCCCAACTCGGACGCGGGCGGGAGGCCACCAACCTGTTCATCGAGGAGGAGACGGACGGCCTGCCGCGCCGGGAGCTGCTGAGGTTCGACGGCAAGGAGTTCCGTACTTCGCACCGCTCCTACGAGCGGAACGAGCTCGCGGCGATCATCCGCGAACAGCCTGGACGGGTCACTCCCGCGGCCGGGCTCCGGCCCGTCACGCAGGACGCGGTGCTGCCGACCGCCGCGTTCGTGGTTGGCCCCGGAGAACTGGCCTACCTGGCCCAACTGCGTGGCGTGTACGAGCTTCACGACGTGGAGATGCCGCTCGTCTGGCCCCGCGCCTCGGTCGTCGTCCTGGAGCCGCCCGTGAAACGGATCCTTGGCCGGTACGGTCTCGCTTACGACGAATATGCCACTGCCCCGGAAGAGGTGCTCCGCCGCGTGCTCCTCGAACTGACCGGTCACGCCGAGTCGTTCGAGGCTGCGCTCGAACGACTGGCCGCCGAGATAGAGTCACTCAACAGGCACGTGGCGGCGATCGACCCTACTCTCGAGGGAACCGTTGAACGGAGCCGTATGCGGTTGGAACGGACCATCGAACTGCTGCGCGAGAAGACCGCCGGCGCCCTGATGCGTCGTGACGGAACGACCCGCCGTCAGTTCTCGCGGCTGGAGGCGCACCTGTTCCCGGCTGGACGACCGCAGGAGCGAGTGCTCAGCCCGTTCTCTTTCTTCCTCAAGTTCGGATCGGGACCGATGATGGAGCTATACCGTACCGTTGGTGCATCCGGGGAGCACGAACTCGCACCCTGA